The genome window CATAGAGTTTCTCATCATCGGTAGTGTATGCAGTGACATTGACGAAACCGAAATACCGTCCAACCTCAAGCCGGTCGGATACGTTGAGGACCTTTCTCCGTGGTATGCAATCAGTGACGTCGGTATTAATCCCGTGCACACTGGTTCTGGATCGAATACAAAAATTCCGGAGTTTTTGGCCCACGGACTTCCAACGGTGACGACTCCGTTCGGTGCGAGTGGGTTTCCCGTCGAAGATGGCTATCATCTGCTCGAGAGACCGTTGTCAGAATTTCCGGCGACACTCCGGGCGATCAACAAGGGGACGATCGATACAGACCAGTTGCGCCACCACGCCCTCGAGATTGTTGAGGAGAAGCTACACTGGAGCCAGATATCGAGGAACGTGTTAGAAATGTATAAGGGATTGTTGTCAGAGTAACCATCAACTACTTGCACGTCGCAAGTCGCTTTCCGGAAGTCTTCCGTTTAAAACGGATAGCGTACTATCTAGTTTTGCACCTCTTCAGTGAGAATACGTCTATCTAACGCCTGATTCGTCCGGTGTCGGTTGTAATAGTCTCTGAACCACCGTAGCCACCGCCGAGAACTGGAATGACTGCCCCGCCAAAACGAATGAAGCGGTCGATTCGTATGGTGATGGTGTGGAACCATTTTTCGAAGCGGTTCTGCTCCGTATAGTTGAACGCTCTTCTGCAGGAGATTATTGATACTGCTGAGCTGCCGCAATCGAGTCGAAGAGGACAAGGACACCGCGTCAGCGGTGTCCGACACGGATGATTCCGCTAGATGTGTTTGGGTCGGAATCGGTCGCAGCGGACCTGCTCCAACAGGTTCGCGGGCGTGACGCCGTTTCCTGTCCTCGCTGCCGTTCTGAGCGAACGGTCAGAAACGGCAGCTATGGACAGTTTCAGCGGTATCTCTGTAAGGATTACGACCGCACGTTTAATGATAAGACCGGCACGATCTTCGACCACTCGAAGATTGCGCTTCGCAAATGGTTGTTCTCGATCTACGCGTTTTGCGGTTTAACACGAGTCTCCGGCAGTTACAGCGCGAAATCGAAGTCACCTACAAAACGACCCACAGGCGTGTCGCGCGCTTCGCTATTGCAGCGATCGACACCCAACCAGTCGAAGACAGCCTCGGCTTCACGAAGCGACAGCCCTACCGAGTGAAGTCGAACCCATCAACTAACACCATTACCGTCGCTTTTCTCGCCACGACTTTGCTCAATGTAGCCCAGCGACTCAAGCCGGTCATCGACAGACAAATCAACTTTATCGTTTGTTACCTCGGGGGTATACTCCCCAGAATCAGAGGCTTTCGTCTCCACCCACGGTACTTCGCGGAGTGTCGATATCGCGGGACCGCCGTGGCCGTACAGCCCCCACTCACCCATGCATTCTCCGTGGTCGGCAGAGAGCACAACCTTCTCTTCGTCGATATTATTCAGTACGGTTTCGACTTCATCGAGCACGTACCGTAGATTGTCGAGATACGCCTCCCAGACCTGCTCCGTCTCCACCCGCCCCCGCATGGTCGCACGCCAAATCGACCGTTCGTAATCATCCGTGTACTCTGTCAAGTCGGGGTGTGGCACAAAGGATGCGTGAGGTTGCATATAGTGTCCAATCAAGTACTCAGGTGACTGATTTCTCGCGGTGTCGATTATCCTATCTGTTATTGATTCTGCGCGGACCGTTTGAAGCCGCGAGTCGTCCCATTCGTATCGCCAAACTTCGTCAAGAGCAGAGAAGTCGTTAGGGTCCAATTTGTCTGCAGAAAAGGGGTTCCCAGTGATATGGATGGTTTCATTCATCTCGAGAGCGTACTCGTCCGTGAAGTTTTTCGCCATCCACTCCGGTGAATTGCTTCCAACCGATAGTTCTGTATCGACTGACGATATGAAATCGTATTCTTGGGCGACTGCTCGAATTGCATCAGGGCGACAGGCATCCAATATAAGGAGCACGCCCCAATCACGGTCATAAATTGGCGTCCCGTATTCCGCCCGTACCAGATCGGAGGCTTGTTTTAATCCGTGTTTCCAGATATCGTGTGCCGTTCGTTTGATGCCCGAGTACCCATTTGCCCAGATGTCATTAGACCGCGCCTTCACGAAATCCCTCATGTAGTGATAGTTCCCATTTATCCTCAAACTATTTCTATCAGTCGGTTTAATACGGTATTGTTATCGTGTTGTCCCCAACTTTAACCCACTGGCTGTTGGTTCCGTTCGACCGATAGAGGCCCACAGGCTGCCCGCTAGCCCCGTTGTGGGTCGCATAAGTGGCGTTGTCTGGTGGAGCTGGAGCCGTTGATGCGGTCAAGTCTTGGCCCGGCTGCCCAAATATCAGGACGGATTGAACAACAAAATAAGGATCGCTCATCCGTAGGAGATTGTTGATACTGCTGAGCGGTCGCTGTAGAGACAAAGAGGACAAGGGCACCGCGTCAGCGGTGCCCGACACGAATGATTCCGCTCGATGTGTTTGGTTCGGAATCGGTCGCAGCGGACCTGCTGCAACAGGTCCGCTGGCGTGACGGTGTTACTTGTCCTCGCTGCCGTTCTGACCGGACGGTCAGAAACGACAGCTACAGGGAGTTTCAGCGGTATCTCTGTAAGAATTGCGACCGCACGTTCAACGACAAGACCGGCACGATCTTCGCTCACTCGAAGATTGCACTCCGCCGGTGGTTGTTCTCGATCTACGCGTTCCTTCGGTTCAACACGAGTCTGAGACAGTTACAGTGAGAAATCGAGGTGACTTACAAGACGATCCACCGGCGCATCGAGCGCTTCGCCAGAGCGCTCGATGCGCCTTCCCTCGATCTCGTTGGGCCGGTCGAAATCGACGAAGTGTACGTCTCTGCTGGAATGAAAGGCCGCGAGCGCGACGGTCCGTCGCGCTCGCGTGGTCTATCCACACGAGGACGTGGTTCGTACGATGGCGACAAACCACCCGTGTTCATTCTCGCTGATCGAGGAACTGGACAGCGGTACGTGATCCCTGCGAAAGCCGCCGACGAATCGACGATTCGACTCCTGCTGGCCGACCGCAAAGAGGAGTCGCTCACCGTCTATACCGACGGCTTTCGAGCATACGAACCGCTCGACGAGGACGACGCATTCGACCGCGAATACGTCGTCCACGGCGATGGTGAATACGCCGATGACGAAGTACACGTCAACACCTGCGAGAGCCACGCGTCGCTGACGCGACGGTGGCTCTCACCGCATCGAGGCATCTCAAAGGACAAGCTGACACAGTATCTCAGAGCGTTCCAGCTCCGCCGAGAGTTATACAGAAAACCGGGACGAGACGCACTCAAACACGCTGTCCGAGCGACGCTCTGAAATCAACAATGTGCTACGCAAGAGCGATAAGGATTATAGTTGTCTTCAACAAACCGAGCATCACGGTCGGCGATAAACTGCTGTCGGCCTGCTTGACTCCCGGCCGCATTTGTCAGCCCTCCCCCAATATTGAGAGCTGCATCGCTTGACAGCTGCAGCGCGTTGATGTGAGTCCAGTTGCTGTCGAACAGACCGTAATTATTGTCGACGGTCATCCGACCCAAGCCGGCCCCGCCGCCCTCCTCGATGAAAGCAATGGGAGTGCCGTCGTCGCGGAAACCGCGCAGGACTTTTCCGCCGATCCCGGCAGTGACGCGGCCGGCTAAACAGTTGCCCTTGTTCTCTGAGACAATCCCAAAAATCGCGTCGCCCCAGTCAGTTGTGACAGTGATGCCGGGTCTGTCGACCCCGCCCACCGAGTCATCCCCGAAGAGCAAATTGTAGTCCATTGGCCAGTAGGCAAATGGGGACGGGCCTGACCCTTCGTCCCTTAGATTGGCCACATAGTGGATGCGTCGTGGGTCCCCGGCTGCGAAGTCGCCGACCGCTGAGGCCGTCTTGAGAGTGATTTTCTTGATGCTGGAGAAGGGATTTAGCTCAAGGTTTACCGTGCTTGTGTCTGTCGTTTCGACGACGCAGTTATCCCAGTCACTCCCAATTATATGCACGTCATTGGGGATTTCGTCGATAACGTAGGTTCTGTCCTCAAGGATATATCGGCCCGCCCCCTCTTGGACGATTGACGATAAGTCTTCGTCGGACGACACCCATCTGTCGCTATTCACGTTCTTCTGTACTTAACGACCTCCGCCAGAATATGTTGACTGTTGAGGATTTCAACAGAGCCGGTGGGACGCGAGTTCGTACGGCTTGAATACCTCCCACTTGTCGTAATACGGATCGGTGCGGCCAAGTTGGATGCAGGCGTAGCCGGTCATCTTCATCGCCCGCGTAAGCTTCACGAGTTCCGGCGCGTCCATGCCGTCGGCCACGGCCTCTGGGCCAGGCGCATCACGAGGATCGGCCATCTCAACATTCTCGTCTTCGGCCCACGGCGCGACGTTCTCCTCCGCGGTTTCGAAGCGTGCGAGTTTCTCGTCGGGAATGCGGTCCCGGATGTTGTCGATGGTGCACTCACTGACGCGCTCGGAGACATTCATCTCCTCGTGGACCGCGTGGTTGTCCGTCTGCTCTTCGAGCCTGTAGGACGGCGTATCAGTGAGTTCTTGGCCGAGAATCAGGCGTTGGTCTTCGGCGTCGGTGAGGTCACGGGCGAGGCCGTCAACACCGAGTTCGAACCGAGTAGTGCGGAGCCCCCCGATACGGGCGACGGCTTCGAGTGGGGAGAGACCGCGCTGGAGGGTGTCGCGTATCTGGTCCTCAATCGGAATCGGGTCACCAAGCGTAGCGACCTTGACGTCGGGCTGGTCGCCGTAGACACTCTCGTCAGAAGTCTTCTTTAGATTGGTGCCTGCTACGAAGTTGTCTTCAGCGTCGGACGGATCGCCAGTCTCCCACGAGCTGTCGAGCCCGTTGAATAGGTCGTCGTCCGACATTTCCTGAATATCGTCGGCTAGCATTATAAAACACGTAGGATGCGAAATAGAGTAACCCAGGTACTTATATTGGGTACAACACATTATCCCAGTTATGCCATCCAAAGTGACCTCCGCCCTAGAGATTCTACAACAGGAGGGGCCGGTCCCTCTCGCTCAGAAGACCTCGCTCTTTCTGGCTCGACAAACATCTGCCGGGAGACAGATTTTATATAAAAAATCAAAGGAACAGATCCGGGAGCGAATGGACGCGGAGGAGGGGCTGGAGGATATTTTAGATACTGTGTTAGATGTCAAACCCGGTTACCCACCCTATAGGGTTTTCACGATGCAATTGAGAGACGAGATCAAGACCCTAACTAACTTAGTTGAGAAAGAACGACCGAAAAGCGTCTTGGAAATCGGTACTGCAAAAGGGGGATCATTCTACATCTGGAGCCGCCATCTTGACAGCGTTAATAGACTAATAAGCCTGGATTTGCCAGGTGGAAGATTTGGTGGTGGATATGATGAACAAAAGACCGAGATCTTCCGGGAATTCTCACCTTCTAAGAACATGGATTTCGTAAGGACTGACTCACATCAATCTGCCACATATGATGAAGTTTCTGATCTCGTTGATGATGGTATTGATTTTCTATTTATTGACGGAGATCACACTTATGAAGGAGTCAAACAGGACTTTGAGATGTATAGTGAGTTAGTTTCTGAAGGTGGCATTATCGCGCTACATGATATTGCTACTCACCCAAATGATGAGGAAGTAGTCAAAAGACGGCGGCAGAATGTGGAAGATATTGAAGAGCGCCATCTCTCGTGGGGTGAAGGCCACTCCGACTGCAACGTTGACCAGTTTTGGACTGAGTTAGTTGAGGAATATGATACAGAAGAGATTATTTCTCATCCAAAACAAACGTGGGCAGGAATCGGTGTAATTCGTCTTTAAAATCCACAATCTTCTAACAGCACCCTCAAAGCCAACGCTTCTTCAGTTTTCTTAGCGATACCCTTGATATTGACCAATCCAACCGCTACGAAGTTACGAATTCGACTGGGTTACTGAGGACTGTTATAGGAAACGCCGATTTACACGTCTAACTGTCTGAGACTCGTGTTGAAGCGGATGTTGGTGTAGATAGCGAGAAACCACTTTCTGAGTGTCACCGCCGAGTGTTCGAAGACAGTGCCAGTCTGGTCGTTGAACGTGCGGTCGCAATTCTTACAGCGATACTGCTGAAACACTCGATAGCTGCCGTGCCGAATCGGTGATTCGGTACGGCACCGTAGGCAACAGACGCTGTCACGCCAGCGAACCTGTGCCAGCAGGTTCGCGACCCGACGCTCCGAGCCGAACGTCTTGACTGGGAACATCGTTCGTCGGGTGACGCGTTCGCGTCACCCTTGCCCGCTGTGACTTCCAGCGACTGCTGAGACTTGACCAACAATCCTCTACACAAGAGCGAATTTTTACTGGTTATCATATTCCCCAGTCCGATACCACCGGATAATCTTACTTACTGTCTTGAGATAGCCTACCTCTTCTATCGAATCAGATATCATCTTGTGTCTTGTGCGTCCAGCCACTACCCCCCCAATAATAATATGTAAACCCGTCCTGAGAACCCCTTCTTCCTTTATTGACAACCACAATTTTTGTATCTTTAATTCCGACTGTCCTGGGTTTATAAGTGGTTCCACTCTCTCATATTCCCCTTCGTTCGTGAGGCCCTTGGCCGCGAGATAAACAGGGATATACACTCTTGATTTTTTAATTTTAGGTGAGTTATTTATTTTTGTAGCAATATCATCAAGATTTGATGCACGTCCATGGAGAAGACGAATCTCTCCCTCTACAACTTGCGGGTACGGAATCCGGAAATTGTACTCCGGTGGGAGTGTAGCTATCTGAAGGTTACTCTCATACAGTGCCGCGCGTAATGCTTCTTGATCCGTTGCAGTTTCATCTACAGAAAGGTGATTTCGATATTTATCAAGCCAGTTCTCTATTACAGCTGTTACTTCCTCATTTGATTTGTATGCTAATACCCCGCCTTGAAACATCGGGAACGCATCTGGAATACCCTCATCATATGCTTCTTCTAGTGGTGGATCAGCACTGGTTGTTCGGACGGTATCGTGAGCGGCAGCAACGTCAAATTCCTCAAGAATCTCAAATATGTGATGGATTCCTTCGGGGTGATTAAGGTAAGTATCACAGTCGAGATAGATAGTGCGTTCATACGGAGAACGAAGCATATTCTCGATTTTGTCGGCAAATCCATAATTCGGGTTAGAAATTTCATATATCGAGTCAAATCCTGGTAATGAAACATCTCTGTCAGTGAATAATGTTAGCGGAATGTTTTGACAAACTTCATTAATGCTTTGGGCGGAGATTTGAGCCTCCTTGACGAACCGTTCTCCTGTTGCAACATAAATTATGCCGCAGTTCTCGTACTCTGACTCAGTCATAGGACAAACCTTGGCCTCTTATTGTATATATGACTATTTATATCCTATGAGGTTTGTGGCTTGTGTGCGTAACTTCGACCGGAGTGTTGATGAACTGAGGATCAATGTTAGGTAAATAGTTGCGCCAAATATAATCATTCCAAATAGCTGAATTAGACCACTAATAGGGATCATAGTCTTAAGCCACAGTAGAGTGAATGCCATTCCAATCGCAGCGATGGTACACCATCCAACCTCAAGGTAGGGGATTTTGATTGAGATCAGTGTCGAGAGGTAATAACCGTGTAGGATAGTGTTTAACACAAACGAAATACCGGTTGCGAGAGCAGCACCAACAAGTCCAAATATCGGAATGAAAGCAAGATTCAAACATAGATTCACGAGTACGGATGCCACTGTAGCCTTTGCCGCCATCTCAGGGCGATCCAATCCCATTATGACTCGTGATAGGATTACATGGATTGACTGGAGGAGTTTTTCCGCCATTAGTATAATGAAAGCTAACCAAGCAATAGTAAACTCAGCTCCGAACACGATCCCGAGAATCTCTTTAGAAAACACTACTACCCCGAAAAAAGACGGGATGACGAAGAGCATTGAGGGAGTTATCGCGTTATAAATTGCGGATTCAATATTGGAATCATCTCCTTCAACAGACCACTGGCTCACTTGAGGTAGTAGGGTGGTAGCAATTGATTTGCCCAGTAGCATCGTTACGGCAGTCACTCGCCACGCGACTTCGTATGCGCCCACGTGCGCCTGCGTAAGAAACAGACCAATAATTGCGACATCAATCCAGCTATAAAAATATCCGCCGATCGAGGTGATGACATTATATTTACTATATTCAAACAGGGAACTCATATGTTTCTTTGTTGGACGACTAAGTGAAGTTGACGTCCTACACCAACCAATGACCAAGGTAAGGATAGAACCTGTAATTAATCCATACACTAAACCGACGGCGCCGTAACCTAATGAGAGGAAAACGCCACCAATTCCGACCCAAGTGGCTTGCTTTATTAATTGAAAGATTGCTGTTTGACCGACCCGCAGTTCTCCCCTAAGCACAAATAGCGATAAACGTGCTAACTCTTGGATTACTAACGCGATCACTAACAGCAGAGCCAAATTCGCTCCAAGATACCCATTGATGTATGGTCTAAATATAATTATTAGTACTATGATGGTAGTGATTGGGACTAGTTTCAGAATGATAGTGCTTGATAGATATTTGCCTGGATCGTTCCCCTCACTAATCCGTTTTTGAGCGGCACCTCGCAACCCAAAATCAGACGGAATAGTCAGCATTCCGAGGAGAGCCTGAAAAAGAAAGAAGACGCCCATTGTAGCAGCACCCAATTCTCGTGAAAAATAGGCAATTCCAGCAAACCCAAGGATGGAACTTGCTGTCTTTGAAACGAAGAGTTTGACACTAGATCGTGCTATGTCCATAATGTGTACAGTATTCCTTTATTCATAGATTAAGTTAATAGTAATACAAAACGGGATTTGGTCATAAAACCAATATTAGTTCCTCATCTCTGAGAGAATCATTTCTCGTAGATCGGGATGTTCACGATACCACTCAATGGTTTCTGTTAGCCCTTGTATGAGTGATATCGTTGGTTCAAACCCAAGGAGTCCACTGGCCTTCGAAATGTTCGATACGTATGTTTCGACATCACCAGATCGATCTGTAGACACTGTCCAGCCTGGGCACGCTTCAACGGATTCAGTAATATGGGCCGCAACCTCTGGGAGGGTTGTTCCAGTCCCCGAACCGAGATTGATCACTTCACCGTTAACTACTTCGTCTCTTTTGATCGCAGTAAGAATCCCATCACAAACATCTGAAATATGAATGAAATCTAGTAGCTTACCCTCTCCGTAGACAGTCAACTCTTCACCAGCCATAGCAAGAGCGATGAAGATTGGGATAACTCGTTGGTTCAGATCCATCGGCCCGTAGACGTTCGCCAACCGAAGCGAAGTGACGGGAACATCATCTGTCTGCATATAGGCGTTTGCCAATGCTTCTGAACTCAGTTTACTTGCTGCATATCCATTCGGACTATCGGGTGTAACTTCATCCTCAGCAGGTTTGAGATCACTCCCGTAGACATCTCGACTGGATGCGTTAATGACGAATGCATCCATTTGTTCTGCCTGTTCTAGGACGTGGCGAGTCATCTCGATATTTTCAAGCGCACGATTTGAATCAGCCACGATCGGTTGAACTTGTGAGTGGGCTGCGAGATGAATAATTATATCAGATGTGGGAAGCTCGGGTTCCTTCCGCAAATCGACCTGATTTGTCTCAATCCCAGATGGTAGTTCGAATTCTGGCGGATCAATATCTACGCCACGAACGTCGTATCCCTCCTCTATTAACCGATGACTAAGATTCGATCCAATGAATCCACTTGATCCGGTGACCAACACACGTGTCATATTTGTTTTTTGAAATATGGGATTGAATCTATAAGCCCTTCTCGTAGCGGGATTTCAGGTTTCCATCCTAATTCTGACGTTGCCTTCGAAATATCCGGTCGTCTTACTTCCGGATCTTGTGGTGGCAACTCCTCGTACGTAATCCCACTATTACTTCCGACCACATCCAGTACAACCTCGGCGAGTTCATTGATTGTCCGCTCGTCGGGATTGCCGATGTTCACAGGTTCCTCTATGTCCGACTCTAACAGCGCCACTAGCCCATCAATCATATCTGAGACATAGCAGAAGCTTCGAGTCTGCTCACCGTCCCCGTACACAGTCAAATCCTCGCCAGTCAACGCCTGTCGCATAAAGTTCGGAATCACCCGGCCATCGTCAATCCGCATCCGAGGGCCGTACGTGTTGAAGATACGCGCCACTCGTACATCCAGCCCGTGCTTATCGCGGTAAGCACGAACGAGCGATTCACCGTAACGCTTGGACTCGTCGTAACACGACCGCGGCCCATAAGGATCAACGTTTCCACGGTAATCTTCGGGCTGTGGGTTTACTTCGGGATCGCCGTACACTTCGCTAGTTGAAGTAAACAAATACGTTGCATCCTTCTCCTTTGCGAGTCCCAGTGTTTTGTGTGTGCCCAGCGCACCGACTTTCAGCGTCTTGATCGGATAGTCACGATAGAACACCGGCGAGGCGAGGCTTGCAAGATGTAACACGGCGTCTAAATCACCAGCGACGTGGATAAATTCGGTGACGTCGTGTTCGTAGAAGGAAAAGGCCGAATGCTCGAATGCATCGTCAAGATTTTCGGTCTGCCCGCTGACCCGGTTGTCCATCCCGATTACTTCGTGCCCCCCTTCTAGCAGCTGATCACAAAGATGAGAGCCGAGAAATCCGGCAGCTCCGGTAACGAGAATCCGACTCATACGAACTGCTCCTTGAGCAATGCCTCAACAGCCTCGTTCATCTCCCCGTCATCGTGCCGGATCGCCATCTCGATATTCGCTTGAAGCCAGCTCGGGATGTTCCCGATATCGTAGCGATCCCCGGCCAGTTCGACTCCACGAACGTGGTCGAGTTGCCGAATTGCGTCCGTTAACTGGAGTTCCCCACCGACGCCCTTCTCTGTCTCTGCGAGCAATTCAAAAATCTGAGGTGTAAGTACGTATCGTCCTGTGATTGCCAGGTTCGACGGAGCCTCCTCCTGTGGCGGCTTCTCGACGAAATCAGTTACTGGGAAGCTCCCATCAGCAGACGCCGACCCGTCCACATCGGCGACGCCATACGACGGCACCTGTTCACAGGGGACCCGTTCGAGAGAGAGTACGGAGCTTTCGTACTCTTCGGCCTGCTTGATGAGCGTCTCCGTACACCCTCTGTCGTTCTCGATAATCGTATCCCCCAGCAGTAACGCGAACGGCTCGTCTCCAACGTGCTTTCGCGCGTACAACACGGCATCACCGAGTCCTTCCCGCTCCTTCTGTCGAACGTAGTGGATGTCGGCAAGGTCGGCGATCTCTTGAACGCGGTCAAGCCTGTCCAGTTTGCCGTCGGCTTCAAGTTCCTCTTCGAGTTCGTACGATTTGTCGAAGTGCCGTTCAATCGCTTGCTTCCCCCGTCCCGTAATAATGAGAATATCGTCAATCCCAGCCTCGACAGCCTCCTCAACGACGTACTGTATCGTCGGCTTGTCCAGCACGGGCATCATTTCCTTCGGCTGCGCTTTCGTCACCGGAAGGAATCGAGTGCCGAAGCCCGCAGCCGGGATAACAGCTTTCGTGACCTCCATAACCTACCTGCGTAACAAAGTTCCAGATAAATACCTGTTGTCATCAGCTACGGATGAAACCCAACGAGAGTGGACCGGACAATTCTTGTGAAGGGGATGGAATTACTCTCCTAAGATGCACCTCTCTGTCGTCGGCAGCGGCTACGTCGGCACCACTATCGCGGCCTGTTTCGCGGAACTCGGCCACAATGTCGTCAACATCGACATCGACGAGGACATCGTCGACGCAATCAACGCCGGCGACCCGCCAATCCACGAGGACGGCCTCGCCGAACTCTTAGAAGAACACACCGGCGAAGACGGCAACCTCCGCGCGACCACCGACTACCAAGCCGTCCTCGATACCGATGTCACCTTCCTCTGTCTCCCCACCCCCCAGAACGACGACGGCAGTATTGACCTCTCCATCATGGAGGCTGGCGCCGAACAGTTAGGGAAGACACTCGCCGAAAAGGACGCCTGGCACACGGTCGTCGTGAAGAGCACCGTCATCCCAGGCTCCACAGAGGACGTCATCACGGCCATCCTCGAAGACGAAATGGACCGAGAAGCCGGCGTGGACTTCGGCGTCGGGATGAATCCCGAGTTCCTCCGCGAAGGCACGGCCGTCCATGACTTCCTTGACCCGGACAAGGTCGTCCTCGGCGCCGACGACGAACGAGCTCTGGAGGATATGCACGGCGTCTTCGACCCGCTCATCGAACGCGCCGACGCCCACCTCGTCGAGACGGACACCCGAACTGCGGAGATGATCAAGTACGCCAATAACTCCTTCCTCGCCGCGAAGGTCTCCCTCATCAACGATATCGGGAACATCTGCAAGGAGCTCGGTGTGGACGCCTACGAGGTCGCAGACGCAATCGGCCTCGACGACCGTATCGGCGCGAAATTCCTGCGTTCAGGCCTCGGCTGGGGGGGTAGTTGCTTCCCGAAGGACACCGCAGCCATCCGTGCAGCGGCGAGAAGTGAGGGCTACGAACCCGCGATGCTCGACGCGGCCACGGAAATCAACGACACCCAACCGAAACGCCTCCTTTCGATGATGGACCGCCACGTCGATGTCGAAAACAAACGCGTCGCCGTGCTCGGCCTTGCGTTCAAACCTGGCACGGACGACATTCGGAATACCCGCGCCATCCCGGTCATCGAAGGCCTCCAAGAGCGTGACGCCGAGATTGTCGCCTACGACCCTATCGCAGACGAGAACATGCGTGAGGTCTACCCCGATATTAAGTACGCTGAAAGCGCCGCTGGGGCGCTTGACGGCGCGTCGGCTACCCTCGTCGTGACTGACTGGGAGGAAATCACCGAGCTTGACGAGGAATTCGATACGATGGCGACGCCTGTAGTGATCGACGGTCGGCGTGCTATTGACCGGCGTGACGGCATCGTCTACGAAGGGCTAACTTGGTAGTCACTGATATAGGACGGGGACTACCGGGGACTGCGCTCACGAAAAGTTTCTCGTGCAAAATGGACTACCCGATGGGTACCCCGTACTTCTGATGTCGCGCTAGATGTTCGGCAGCGAGTAGCTGTCGACCGCTGTTCGCCGGTTTCGGTTTTTTGTTTGGTGGTACTAATTGCTGTCGAAGGAGAATGGTTCGTATCCGGTGGAACGGTACTGAATAGCGAAGCTCGGACAGAAGCTGTCCACCGCGTCATCGAGGAGGAACTTGGAGTATCCGTTACCATTGACTATTGTTTCGGTCCCTACGAGTATTTCTATGATCCCCTTGAGATCGAGGGTATTGACTCGAAATACTACATTGTGACCGTGTATCGCTGCCGACTCGATCACGAAACGCCTCTACGGAACTCAGAGAAGGTGTAGTGGATAATATATTAACCAACAAGAGTTC of Halolamina sp. CBA1230 contains these proteins:
- a CDS encoding class I SAM-dependent methyltransferase codes for the protein MPSKVTSALEILQQEGPVPLAQKTSLFLARQTSAGRQILYKKSKEQIRERMDAEEGLEDILDTVLDVKPGYPPYRVFTMQLRDEIKTLTNLVEKERPKSVLEIGTAKGGSFYIWSRHLDSVNRLISLDLPGGRFGGGYDEQKTEIFREFSPSKNMDFVRTDSHQSATYDEVSDLVDDGIDFLFIDGDHTYEGVKQDFEMYSELVSEGGIIALHDIATHPNDEEVVKRRRQNVEDIEERHLSWGEGHSDCNVDQFWTELVEEYDTEEIISHPKQTWAGIGVIRL
- a CDS encoding flippase, with product MDIARSSVKLFVSKTASSILGFAGIAYFSRELGAATMGVFFLFQALLGMLTIPSDFGLRGAAQKRISEGNDPGKYLSSTIILKLVPITTIIVLIIIFRPYINGYLGANLALLLVIALVIQELARLSLFVLRGELRVGQTAIFQLIKQATWVGIGGVFLSLGYGAVGLVYGLITGSILTLVIGWCRTSTSLSRPTKKHMSSLFEYSKYNVITSIGGYFYSWIDVAIIGLFLTQAHVGAYEVAWRVTAVTMLLGKSIATTLLPQVSQWSVEGDDSNIESAIYNAITPSMLFVIPSFFGVVVFSKEILGIVFGAEFTIAWLAFIILMAEKLLQSIHVILSRVIMGLDRPEMAAKATVASVLVNLCLNLAFIPIFGLVGAALATGISFVLNTILHGYYLSTLISIKIPYLEVGWCTIAAIGMAFTLLWLKTMIPISGLIQLFGMIIFGATIYLTLILSSSTLRSKLRTQATNLIGYK
- a CDS encoding sulfatase-like hydrolase/transferase, whose translation is MRDFVKARSNDIWANGYSGIKRTAHDIWKHGLKQASDLVRAEYGTPIYDRDWGVLLILDACRPDAIRAVAQEYDFISSVDTELSVGSNSPEWMAKNFTDEYALEMNETIHITGNPFSADKLDPNDFSALDEVWRYEWDDSRLQTVRAESITDRIIDTARNQSPEYLIGHYMQPHASFVPHPDLTEYTDDYERSIWRATMRGRVETEQVWEAYLDNLRYVLDEVETVLNNIDEEKVVLSADHGECMGEWGLYGHGGPAISTLREVPWVETKASDSGEYTPEVTNDKVDLSVDDRLESLGYIEQSRGEKSDGNGVS
- a CDS encoding UDP-glucuronic acid decarboxylase family protein, with amino-acid sequence MSRILVTGAAGFLGSHLCDQLLEGGHEVIGMDNRVSGQTENLDDAFEHSAFSFYEHDVTEFIHVAGDLDAVLHLASLASPVFYRDYPIKTLKVGALGTHKTLGLAKEKDATYLFTSTSEVYGDPEVNPQPEDYRGNVDPYGPRSCYDESKRYGESLVRAYRDKHGLDVRVARIFNTYGPRMRIDDGRVIPNFMRQALTGEDLTVYGDGEQTRSFCYVSDMIDGLVALLESDIEEPVNIGNPDERTINELAEVVLDVVGSNSGITYEELPPQDPEVRRPDISKATSELGWKPEIPLREGLIDSIPYFKKQI
- the galU gene encoding UTP--glucose-1-phosphate uridylyltransferase GalU; translated protein: MEVTKAVIPAAGFGTRFLPVTKAQPKEMMPVLDKPTIQYVVEEAVEAGIDDILIITGRGKQAIERHFDKSYELEEELEADGKLDRLDRVQEIADLADIHYVRQKEREGLGDAVLYARKHVGDEPFALLLGDTIIENDRGCTETLIKQAEEYESSVLSLERVPCEQVPSYGVADVDGSASADGSFPVTDFVEKPPQEEAPSNLAITGRYVLTPQIFELLAETEKGVGGELQLTDAIRQLDHVRGVELAGDRYDIGNIPSWLQANIEMAIRHDDGEMNEAVEALLKEQFV
- a CDS encoding NAD(P)-dependent oxidoreductase translates to MTRVLVTGSSGFIGSNLSHRLIEEGYDVRGVDIDPPEFELPSGIETNQVDLRKEPELPTSDIIIHLAAHSQVQPIVADSNRALENIEMTRHVLEQAEQMDAFVINASSRDVYGSDLKPAEDEVTPDSPNGYAASKLSSEALANAYMQTDDVPVTSLRLANVYGPMDLNQRVIPIFIALAMAGEELTVYGEGKLLDFIHISDVCDGILTAIKRDEVVNGEVINLGSGTGTTLPEVAAHITESVEACPGWTVSTDRSGDVETYVSNISKASGLLGFEPTISLIQGLTETIEWYREHPDLREMILSEMRN